In Pelmatolapia mariae isolate MD_Pm_ZW linkage group LG8, Pm_UMD_F_2, whole genome shotgun sequence, one genomic interval encodes:
- the LOC134633100 gene encoding neoverrucotoxin subunit alpha-like, with amino-acid sequence MASDIMEVAALGRPFTLGMLYDARSDRLIPGVTLWDAQDLQENSVENDQHSSEFEVSATDSVDKKSSLLDIDASLKASFMSGLINVGGSAKYLNDKKKSHHQTRVTLQYKATTKFKQLMLTPDETKNTQEAENVKNLATHVVTGILYGANAFFVFDSEKLDPKNIQDIKGTMQTVIKKIPSFNVDGKVDIKLSDEEKAVTDKFTCKFYGDFILQSNPGTFEDAVKTYIQLPKLLGENRENCVPLKVTLMPLKILNPEAAEMMTGISVGLVRKAQDALKDLYNLEIRCNDLLEDRVGRSFPQIQEKLSRFKKLCEYFRSSLQETMAKKLPSIRAGEEDEQELVKVFDDRDKSPFSQERLTKWIKDEEREVTLIRYFVDMMEGAKIISDQSELDREVFKPGVEEVLCFVFTSLKSTDPYLQNMSDYLEKKKLEGTDGNTPPTQDQWYFSDEVRAKMKEKAEAVKNCSRLFITATENDKYKGATIYHYRNTNLVTEDFSRFIDVTNVKNITNRGVLMWYACKLLLDPNTVNNNLILSEGNKKVTHGECQSYPDHPERFEVWPNILCREALTGRHYWEVELKMNKGADAAAAVCYGKVQRKGNGVMSGFGWNNISWSLGFKWDPDPTFYAEHDSKTTYKCGGLSPLTTLPAGN; translated from the exons ATGGCCTCAGATATTATGGAGGTGGCTGCTCTGGGTCGACCTTTCACTTTAGGGATGCTCTACGATGCCCGGAGTGACAGACTTATCCCAG GTGTCACACTGTGGGATGCTCAAGATCTGCAGGAAAACTCAGTGGAGAATGATCAgcacagcagtgagtttgaagtCAGTGCAACAGATTCTGTCGACAAAAAGTCGTCACTGCTGGACATTGATGCTTCCTTGAAGGCCAGTTTCATGAGTGGCCTTATTAATGTTGGAGGATCTGCCAAGTATCTGAATGACAAGAAGAAATCTCACCATCAGACTCGAGTCACCCTTCAGTACAAAGCTACCACCAAATTCAAACAGCTGATGTTGACTCCTGATGAAACCAAGAACACTCAAGAAGCAGAAAATGTGAAGAATTTGGCGACACATGTAGTCACAGGAATCCTTTATGGAGCAAatgctttctttgtgtttgacaGTGAGAAGTTAGATCCTAAAAACATTCAGGACATCAAGGGAACCATGCAAACGGTGATAAAGAAGATCCCCTCATTTAATGTTGACGGGAAAGTTGACATCAAGCTGAGTGATGAAGAAAAAGCTGTGACGGATAAATTCACCTGCAAGTTCTATGGAGACTTCATTCTTCAAAGCAACCCTGGAACATTTGAAGATGCAGTGAAGACATACATCCAACTTCCAAAACTACtgggagaaaacagagaaaactgtgTTCCACTGAAGGTCACACTGATGCCTCTGAAGATTTTAAATCCAGAAGCTGCTGAGATGATGACTGGTATCAGTGTTGGACTTGTTAGAAAGGCTCAAGATGCTCTGAAGGACCTCTATAATCTGGAAATAAGATGCAATGATCTGCTGGAGGACAGAGTGGGGAGAAGCTTTCCACAGATACAAGAAAAGTTGAGCAGATTCAAGAAGCTCTGTGAGTATTTCAGATCTTCACTCCAGGAAACAATGGCCAAGAAACTTCCCTCTATCAGGGCAGGTGAGGAAGATGAGCAGGAATTAGTGAAAGTGTTTGATGACAGAGACAAGTCACCGTTCAGTCAGGAGAGATTAACCAAGTGGATCAAAGATGAAGAGAGAGAAGTCACCCTCATCAGGTACTTTGTAGACATGATGGAGGGAGCAAAGATCATCTCAGATCAGTCTGAGCTGGACAGAGAGGTGTTTAAACCAGGAGTAGAGGAAGttctctgctttgttttcacCTCCCTGAAATCCACTGACCCATATCTGCAGAACATGTCTGACTACttggagaaaaagaaactgGAAGGTACTGATGGTAACACTCCACCTACCCAGGACCAATGGTACTTCTCAGATGAAGTTAGAgccaaaatgaaagaaaaggcaGAAGCTGTGAAGAACTGCAGCAGACTGTTTATAACAGCCACTGAAAATGACAAATACAAAGGAGCAACTATCTACCACTACAGGAACACAAACCTGGTCACTGAAGATTTCTCACGTTTCATTGATGTGACTAATGTGAAAAACATAACTAACAGAGGAgtcctgatgtggt atgcCTGCAAGCTCCTCCTGGATCCAAACACAGTAAACAACAACCTCATCCTGTCTGAAGGAAACAAGAAGGTGACACATGGAGAGTGTCAGTCGTATCCCGACCATCCTGAGAGATTTGAAGTTTGGCCTAACATTCTGTGCAGAGAGGCTCTGACTGGGCGCCATTACTGGGAGGTAGAACTGAAAATGAACAAAGGtgcagatgctgctgctgctgtttgctaCGGAAAAGTACAGAGGAAAGGGAATGGTGTAATGTCTGGGTTTGGTTGGAATAACATCTCCTGGTCTTTGGGCTTTAAATGGGACCCAGACCCAACTTTCTATGCAGAGCATGATAGTAAGACCACTTataagtgtggaggcctatctcccctcaccacactccctgccggtaactga